From the genome of Miscanthus floridulus cultivar M001 chromosome 10, ASM1932011v1, whole genome shotgun sequence, one region includes:
- the LOC136487596 gene encoding probable protein phosphatase 2C 73, producing MGICCSKAAAGELDDDEGLGFPWMHDNAFHHHLWASAGVSVHTKQGWKGANQDAMTVCQDFAGNKGHIFCGVFDGHGPLGREVARHVRDTLPVKLASALTPKTGDEDSSSDTLKLKPEEDDSSNNLKLKPEEADSSNNLKLKPEEADSSNSLKLRPEEADSSNSLKLRPEEDNSSNSLKLRPEEDNSSNSLKFRTEEDPSSNTDLDSFDKSDSSSFSDDPSDESQLLSTWKNIFVKTFEQVDEELRQHSGIDCICSGTTAVAAVRQGDHLIVSNLGDSRAVLCTRDSKDRLIPVQLTTDLKPDLPSELARILNCKGRVFAMDDEPDVPRMWLPDQDAPGLAMARAFGDFCLKNHGLICTPEVYCRKLSEKDEFLVLATDGIWDVLSNKEVVKLVSSASDPSKAARQLIDRAVRAWRRKYPTSMVDDCAVVCLYLNRASRGPDESLRVPGTGEDVKPAAVPFTGSSFRRALSNGGCEASSSEGATVWRALEGVARANSVIRLPRMGRVLSWRRRSSSLEEDDGEERD from the exons ATGGGGATCTGCTGCAGCAAGGCGGCAGCAGGGGAGCTGGACGACGACGAGGGCTTGGGCTTCCCATGGATGCACGACAACGCGTTCCACCACCACCTGTGGGCCAGCGCCGGCGTCTCCGTGCACACCAAGCAGGGATGGAAGGGCGCCAACCAGGACGCCATGACCGTCTGCCAG GACTTTGCTGGAAACAAGGGCCACATATTCTGCGGGGTATTTGATGGCCATGGCCCTCTTGGCCGGGAAGTCGCTCGCCATGTCCGTGACACCCTTCCAGTGAAACTAGCCTCTGCTTTGACACCAAAAACTGGAGATGAAGACTCCTCAAGCGATACTTTGAAGCTTAAACCTGAagaagatgactcaagcaataatTTGAAGCTCAAACCTGAAGAAGCTGACTCAAGCAATAATTTGAAGCTCAAACCTGAAGAAGCTGACTCAAGCAATAGTTTGAAGCTCAGACCTGAAGAAGCTGACTCAAGCAATAGTTTGAAGCTCAGACCTGAAGAAGATAATTCAAGCAATAGTTTGAAGCTCAGACCTGAAGAAGATAATTCAAGCAATAGTTTGAAGTTCAGAACTGAAGAGGATCCCTCAAGCAACACAGATTTGGATTCCTTTGACAAGTCAGATAGCAGCTCATTCAGTGATGATCCCAGCGATGAGAGCCAGCTGTTGTCCACTTGGAAGAACATATTCGTCAAGACATTTGAGCAGGTGGATGAGGAGCTGAGGCAACATTCAGGAATCGACTGCATTTGTAGTGGCACAACTGCAGTCGCTGCTGTTAGGCAG GGTGATCACTTGATCGTTTCCAATTTGGGCGATTCACGCGCTGTCCTTTGCACCCGTGACAGCAAGGACCGTCTGATCCCCGTCCAGCTCACCACTGACTTGAAGCCAGATCTTCCAA GTGAGCTCGCAAGGATTCTGAACTGCAAGGGAAGAGTGTTCGCCATGGACGACGAGCCAGACGTGCCCAGGATGTGGCTGCCGGATCAGGATGCGCCAGGCCTCGCCATGGCAAGGGCCTTCGGTGACTTCTGCCTGAAGAACCATGGCCTTATCTGCACACCTGAAGTCTACTGCAGGAAACTGTCTGAGAAAGATGAGTTCTTGGTGCTTGCTACTGATGGG ATTTGGGACGTGCTGTCGAACAAGGAGGTGGTGAAGCTCGTGTCATCTGCGAGCGACCCATCCAAGGCGGCGAGGCAGCTGATCGACCGTGCTGTCCGAGCGTGGCGGCGCAAGTATCCGACGTCCATGGTGGACGACTGCGCCGTCGTGTGCCTCTACCTGAACCGGGCCTCTCGTGGTCCTGACGAGAGCCTCAGAGTCCCAGGCACAGGAGAGGACGTGAAGCCGGCGGCCGTGCCGTTCACGGGCAGCAGCTTCCGCAGGGCTCTGAGTAACGGCGGCTGCGAGGCGTCGTCGTCGGAGGGGGCGACGGTGTGGAGGGCGCTGGAAGGGGTGGCGCGGGCCAACTCGGTGATCAGGCTGCCGCGCATGGGGCGCGTGCTGAGCTGGCGGAGGCGGTCGAGTTCgctggaggaagacgacggcgaggagcGGGATTGA
- the LOC136487597 gene encoding F-box/LRR-repeat protein 3-like: protein MAAAAAQQHRHPKRRRLFLSLSPSPTPTPVAPPLDTLADELLFLVLDRVAQADPRALKSFALASRACHAAESRHRRVVRPLRPDLLPAALARYPCATRLDLSLCARVPDAALASAVSSSCSALRAVDLSRSRGFGAAGVAALAASCPGLADLDLSNGVDLGDAAAAEVGRARGLRRLSLARWKPLTDMGLGCVAVVCTELRELSLKWCLGVSDLGIQLLALKCRKLTSLDLSYTMITKDSFPAIMKLPNLQELTLVGCIGIDDDALDSLDKECSKSLQVLDMSQCQNITDMGVSSILKSVPNLLELDLSYCCPVTPSMVRSFQKIPKLQTLKLEGCKFMAYALKAIGTSCVSLRELSLSKCSGVMDTELSLAVSRLKNLLKLDITCCRNITDVSLAAITSSCTSLISLRMESCSRVSSGALQLIGKHCSHLEELDLTDSDLDDEGLKALARCSKLSSLKIGICLKISDEGLTHIGRSCPKLRDIDLYRCGGLSDAGIIQIAQGCPMLECINLSYCTEITDRSLISLSKCAKLNTLEIRGCPMITSTGLSEIAMGCRLLSKLDIKKCFEINDVGMLYLSQFSHSLRQINLSYCSVTDIGLLSLSSISGLQNMTIVHLAGITPNGLTATLMVCGCLTKVKVHEAFKSMMPAHMIKNVEARGCVFQWIDKPFKVEVEPCDVWKQQSQDVLVR from the exons ATGGCCGCGGCAGCAGCCCAGCAGCACAGGCACCCCAAGCGCCGccgcctcttcctctccctctccccctcccccacccccacccccgtcGCGCCGCCGCTCGACACGCTGGCCGACGAGCTGCTCTTCCTGGTCCTGGACCGCGTGGCCCAGGCCGACCCGCGGGCGCTCAAGTCCTTCGCTTTGGCCTCCCGCGCCTGCCACGCCGCGGAGTCCCGGCACCGCCGCGTCGTCCGCCCGCTCCGCCCGGACCTCCTGCCCGCCGCGCTGGCGCGGTACCCGTGCGCCACCCGCCTCGACCTCTCCCTCTGCGCGCGCGTCCCCGACGCCGCCCTCGCGTCCGCcgtctcctcctcctgctccgccCTCCGCGCCGTCGACCTCTCCCGCTCCCGCGGGTTCGGCGCCGCGGGCGTCGCCGCGCTCGCCGCGTCGTGCCCGGGCCTCGCCGACCTCGACCTCTCCAATGGGGTCGACCTCGGGGACGCCGCCGCGGCCGAGGTGGGGCGGGCGAGGGGGCTCAGGAGGCTCTCGCTGGCAAGGTGGAAGCCGCTCACTGACATGGGGCTCGGATGCGTCGCCGTCGTGTGCACCGAGCTGAGAGAGCTCTCGCTCAAGTGGTGCCTTGGGGTCTCGGATCTGGGGATCCAGCTCCTCGCGCTCAAGTGCAGGAAGCTGACCAGCCTGGATCTCTCCTACACCATG ATCACAAAGGATAGTTTTCCTGCAATCATGAAGCTACCCAATCTTCAAGAGTTGACACTGGTGGGGTGTATTGGAATTGATGATGACGCTCTTGATAGTCTTGACAAAGAATGCAGTAAATCACTACAG GTGCTTGATATGTCTCAGTGTCAGAATATCACTGACATGGGAGTTTCATCCATACTGAAGTCGGTACCCAATCTATTGGAACTGGATCTTTCATACTGCTGTCCT GTTACTCCTTCTATGGTGAGAAGCTTCCAGAAGATTCCTAAACTGCAGACCCTGAAGCTGGAAGGCTGCAAATTCATGGCTTATGCACTAAAAGCCATTGGAACCTCTTGTGTTTCTTTACGGGAGTTAAGCTTGAGCAAGTGCTCTGGAGTGATGGATACAGAACTCTCTTTAGCTGTGTCAAGACTAAAGAACCTGCTGAAGCTGGACATTACTTGTTGTCGCAATATCACTGATGTTTCACTAGCGGCCATAACTAGTTCATGCACTTCCCTCATCTCTCTGAGGATGGAGTCTTGTAGCCGTGTTTCCAGTGGAGCACTCCAACTGATCGGGAAGCACTGTTCTCACTTGGAAGAGTTGGACCTTACTGACAGTGATTTGGATGACGAAG GATTGAAAGCTCTTGCCAGATGCAGCAAACTTTCGAGTCTAAAAATTGGAATTTGCTTGAAGATTAGTGATGAAGGTCTTACCCACATTGGAAGGTCTTGCCCAAAACTCCGCGACATTGATCTGTACAG GTGTGGAGGCCTTAGTGATGCTGGAATTATTCAAATTGCACAGGGTTGTCCAATGCTAGAGTGTATCAATCTATCCTACTGTACAGAAATAACAGACCGTTCACTGATTTCACTTTCAAAATGCGCAAAGCTGAATACTCTGGAGATTCGTGGCTGCCCCATGATTACATCCACTGGACTCTCAGAAATAGCAATGGGGTGCAGGCTACTTTccaagcttgatattaagaaatgCTTTGAGATTAATGATGTTGGAATGCTTTACCTTTCCCAGTTCTCTCATAGCCTCCGTCAG ATAAACTTGTCGTATTGTTCAGTCACCGATATCGGACTTCTGTCCCTTTCTAGCATATCTGGCTTGCAGAACATGACCATCGTCCATTTAGCGGGTATAACGCCTAATGGCTTGACGGCTACTCTTATGGTTTGTGGTTGTTTGACGAAAGTGAAGGTTCACGAAGCATTCAAATCCATGATGCCTGCTCATATGATAAAAAATGTTGAGGCACGCGGCTGTGTTTTCCAGTGGATCGATAAACCATTCAAG GTTGAGGTGGAACCTTGTGATGTATGGAAGCAACAGTCCCAAGATGTGCTTGTACGATGA